The DNA sequence AGAAGAACAGCAGGATCAGCGTAACCAGCAGCACGAACTGGTAGGTGAGCCGGGTACGGATATTGATCATTACGACAACAGTTTTACGACATAGCCCATTCCAATTTGTGTGTGGAGCAATTTAGGGTCGAACTCCTTATCGATCTTTTTCCGGAGGAAGTTGATGTACACCTCAATGATGTTGGTTCCCGTATCAAAGGTCAGGTCCCACAACTTCTCCGCCAGCTCGACTTTAGAAATGACCCGCCCCTGGTGGCGCAGAAAGTACTCCAGCAGCTGAAATTCCTTGGCCGTAAGTGAGATCTCCCGACCCGCCCGTACGACTTTTTTGGTATCGGGGTCCAGTTCCAGGTCGGCAATCTTGAGCAAATTTGCCGTCGGTGTCAGCCCATTGCTGCGACGGGTCAACGCTCGCACCCGCGCCATCAATTCCCGGAATTCAAACGGTTTCACTAGGTAGTCGTCGGCTCCCGTGTCGAGCCCCAGAATTTTGTCGTCGGTCGTGCTCAGGGCTGTCAGCATCAGAATAGGTGTCGTCACGCCCGTTTCCCGCAGCTTTCGACACATGTCCAGACCGTTCATGCCGGGTAAAATAACGTCGGTTATAATGAGGGCATAGGACGACCGGGCGGCCAGTTGAAACCCCATGGTCCCGTCATACGCTACGTCGACTTCCCACTGGTGCTCTTCCAACCCCTGCCTGACGCTCTGAACCGTTTTGACTTCATCTTCAACCAACAGTATTTTCATGTAGTGAGTAGTTCGTACGTCGAATATATCGTAATAATGCAATAAATCGGTTATTGATTCACGATAGATGCATTATCTGTCCGGATTAATCATATGAATCCTCAAACTGGAAATCGCGTTGGCCGGCCATTGCCGGGATAGGCACCGTGGCGCAGGTGTGCCGTGGCCGGGTCGTCAATCCGGACATGGGCTGTTTGTCCGTAGCGTTCAACGCTGGCTTTGGAACGTGTGAAGAAGGCGGGGAGGGCTTACCTGATCAATTCGTCGGACACCGAAACCGGTTTCGTCGTGGCATTGCGCAGGGTAACCAGTTGATCGATGAGCTGGTCAACCAGAAACAGGTACTGCTTTTCGGGAAGTTGGCCCTGCTGGTGCAGCAGGAGCAGGTGGTCAAGTTTGTTTTCAATCAGCGCCCGCTGCCGTTTTGGATCGGACACGTCGGGTGGGGTGGACCTGGCCGAACTCGTTCTGGGACCAACGAACTGACCGGCCATAAAGCTGCAAATGCCCAGCAAGAGAACTCCGATAAGAATTTCCAGAATAAGCATAGTCCCCGTGATCGTGTCAACTAGTCAACTGTGAACCGCCGTGATTTGTTGCCCTGGGTTGGTCAATAGCACGTTTGCCTAACCGTTGCAGCCCCTGGTCACGGCGTGATTTCTGCCTGCCAGCCGATCCGGGGCCTATTGGCTGATTACTGTCCCGGGTTCACTTTCTGTTCGTTTTGCAATGCTTCCAGCGCAGCTGCCAGGTAAACCAGTGGCGCGTTCCAGTTGATGGCTATCTCATTGGAGGCATACGAGCAGTCGGCATCGAGGTATACCTCATCGGCAATCGTCGTGGTGTAGCCCGAACACTTGTCCTGCCGGGCGGCATTGGCGTTGGTCCCCCCCGATAATAGACCGGGCACGGGCGCGTCAATTCCATCGGCTACCGAGGGGCGGTGGTGCGGGTGCAGGGGCGTTTTGTCGCCGTAACCCGTCACGAACGAATAGCCAACGGCATTGCGCCCCAGCAGGTAATCGAGGTTACCCAGCGCGTAGCGGAGGTAGCGATTTCGGTTGGGCGACGTGCTGTACCGGTAAGCTTGAATCAGCGCAATGCCTTGATTGGCCGCTTCCGAGCTGCTGCCCCAGATGAAATCCTTCGCCGATTTTCCCATGACGGTCTGAAACGCCTGCCGGTCGGCCCCGTTGATGAGCGAGTCCGCCATGGATGTCAGGTGCTGGTTTAGTTTGGGAACATCTTTCCGGACAATGGCGGTCAGGTTGCTACTGTTGCGGGCCAGTGTGTAATAGGCCAGGGTACGGACCATCGGCCAGGAAGGCAGGGGTGTCCTGGTATCCGGAAACAGATTGACGGCCTTGTAATAAGCCTCGTCTTTTGTCGTCACGTACAGCTCCGTAGCTGCCCAGATCCACTCATCGTCGGCACTACGGTCTTCATAGCCTCCCGTCGTTACGTCGGGGTCGAAGCGGGCATTCATCTCGCGCTGGTTGTACATAACCTGGGGATTGGCGTTGGCCCATGCCCAGGCGTTTACCGCTGCGGTCAGGCAGGAATCGGCCAGGCCGGGGAGGGCGCTGTTGTAGGGTTTGAGCACCCGGCTGGCCTGCGCCATAACGGCCGCAAAATCGAGCGTCGCCGTAGTGCTTTTCGCCACTACGTAGCGGTCTTTGGTGGCCTTGTCGGGCATGACCATACCGTCGAAGCTGGCGTTGGTGAGTTTGTGGTAGACGCCCCCGTCGGCGGGGTCCTGCATGGTGAGCATCCACCGCAGATTCCAGAGCGTTTCGTCGAGCACGTCCGGCACCTGGTTTGAACTTTCGGGAATGTTGGTATTCAGGTTTTTGACGTAGCCGGGGAAATCTTCGCAGAGTGACAGCAGGGTCGCCATGGTAATGCCGGAGTTAACGATATACTTATTGTAGTCGCCCGCATCGTACCAACCCTTCGGGGATGAGATCACCGTTCCCGCGGGACGACCCGCCGAAGCGGCCGAGGGATGAATGAGGACCCGGGTATCGGGATGGCCCGCCGGCCGTGCCCACTTACCGGCAAATTTGGCGGGCAGGTCGATGGCGGTACGCTGGTAATAAAATCCCTTGATGGCTCCAATTGCCAAGTCGCGGTGCACGTCGGTGCGGATATCGAAGGGGTAGGAGTGACCCGTTCCGGGGACGACGACGACATAGGAGCCGGGTTTGGTGAAGGCCGAAAAATCGGCCAAGTGGGTGATTTTTCCCGAAATGGTATTGGT is a window from the Spirosoma rigui genome containing:
- a CDS encoding response regulator transcription factor; the protein is MKILLVEDEVKTVQSVRQGLEEHQWEVDVAYDGTMGFQLAARSSYALIITDVILPGMNGLDMCRKLRETGVTTPILMLTALSTTDDKILGLDTGADDYLVKPFEFRELMARVRALTRRSNGLTPTANLLKIADLELDPDTKKVVRAGREISLTAKEFQLLEYFLRHQGRVISKVELAEKLWDLTFDTGTNIIEVYINFLRKKIDKEFDPKLLHTQIGMGYVVKLLS
- a CDS encoding glycoside hydrolase family 9 protein; the encoded protein is MTARPFIRTLFQSATLAAALIAGRVQAQNQPLSDAIRLNQLGFYPNAPKLAVVVGNVTGPFQVMTSDVKKVVFTGTLSEARTNTISGKITHLADFSAFTKPGSYVVVVPGTGHSYPFDIRTDVHRDLAIGAIKGFYYQRTAIDLPAKFAGKWARPAGHPDTRVLIHPSAASAGRPAGTVISSPKGWYDAGDYNKYIVNSGITMATLLSLCEDFPGYVKNLNTNIPESSNQVPDVLDETLWNLRWMLTMQDPADGGVYHKLTNASFDGMVMPDKATKDRYVVAKSTTATLDFAAVMAQASRVLKPYNSALPGLADSCLTAAVNAWAWANANPQVMYNQREMNARFDPDVTTGGYEDRSADDEWIWAATELYVTTKDEAYYKAVNLFPDTRTPLPSWPMVRTLAYYTLARNSSNLTAIVRKDVPKLNQHLTSMADSLINGADRQAFQTVMGKSAKDFIWGSSSEAANQGIALIQAYRYSTSPNRNRYLRYALGNLDYLLGRNAVGYSFVTGYGDKTPLHPHHRPSVADGIDAPVPGLLSGGTNANAARQDKCSGYTTTIADEVYLDADCSYASNEIAINWNAPLVYLAAALEALQNEQKVNPGQ